A single genomic interval of Lusitaniella coriacea LEGE 07157 harbors:
- a CDS encoding phycobilisome rod-core linker polypeptide, giving the protein MAIPLLNYAPSCPNTRVEGFEVSTDERPKVYTTENILSSSDMKDLIEVAYRQIFFHAFKWDRQVCLESQLRNGQITVRDFIRGLLLSETFYNSFYEKNSNYRFVEQCVQRVLGRDVYSEREKIAWSIVVATKGIQGLVDQLLNSDEYLENFGYDTVPYQRRRSLASRDEGETPFNIKSPRYDGYHRSMLGFPQMVWQNEVRRFTPQEKSAKAGDPSLFVDMARNLKNARGTVSPRVSAMNISLSSVPYRK; this is encoded by the coding sequence TTGGCTATTCCACTATTGAACTATGCCCCCAGTTGCCCGAACACGCGGGTTGAGGGATTTGAGGTTTCAACGGACGAGCGCCCCAAGGTTTACACAACAGAAAACATCCTCTCTTCATCAGATATGAAAGATCTGATTGAAGTGGCATATCGCCAAATCTTTTTCCATGCCTTTAAGTGGGATCGCCAAGTGTGTCTTGAATCCCAACTGCGCAATGGTCAGATTACCGTGCGAGACTTCATTCGCGGATTGTTGTTGTCTGAAACGTTCTACAACAGCTTCTACGAGAAGAACAGCAATTACCGCTTCGTCGAGCAGTGCGTGCAGCGCGTTTTAGGACGCGATGTGTACAGCGAACGGGAAAAAATTGCTTGGTCGATTGTCGTTGCGACAAAAGGCATTCAAGGACTTGTTGACCAATTACTCAATAGCGACGAGTATTTGGAGAATTTCGGTTACGATACCGTCCCCTATCAGCGCCGCCGCTCCCTGGCAAGTCGGGATGAGGGTGAAACGCCCTTTAACATCAAGTCCCCGCGTTATGATGGCTACCATCGCTCGATGCTGGGCTTTCCTCAAATGGTGTGGCAAAACGAAGTTCGTCGTTTTACCCCGCAAGAGAAATCAGCAAAAGCAGGCGATCCTTCGCTCTTTGTTGACATGGCACGCAATCTGAAGAATGCCAGAGGAACTGTCTCACCCAGAGTTTCTGCGATGAACATCAGCCTTAGCTCCGTACCTTATCGCAAGTAA
- a CDS encoding PQQ-dependent sugar dehydrogenase, with translation MKNNLFQQIAPTITLVLSCFLTTACNSNSATPVEPSSSAQSQTPNRIATQPLSPQAIRVTLADLPEPFATQSASKPPNVVPIPENPTLQVPPGFEVNVFAENLDRPRWLALTPSGDVLVTETRANRIRLLRDRDSDGVAEEKLTFAEGKNGLNIPFGMAFAPGYFFLGNTAQVRRYPYPTGQNKLEGKGEKIADLPGGGYRQHWTRNIIVSPDEQKLYVSVGSRSNVDIEPLPRASVQVMNLDGTNVQSLAEGLRNPVGLDFHPTTGELYTTVNERDGLGDNLVPDYLTRIRSGEFYGWPYAYLSPKLLDPRHLAQGRSSNPERAAQTQTPDVLFASHSAALGLQFYEGETFPQKYRNGAFVAFRGSWNRDRGTGYKVVFVPFANGRPNGHYEDFLSGFLLDPAVPTTWGRPVGLLVLPDGSLLVTEEANGRIYRVQFPTD, from the coding sequence ATGAAAAATAACTTATTCCAGCAAATTGCACCGACGATAACCCTCGTTCTCTCGTGCTTTCTTACAACAGCTTGTAATTCCAACTCAGCAACCCCCGTCGAACCCTCATCCTCCGCGCAATCGCAAACCCCCAACCGCATCGCCACGCAACCCCTTTCGCCCCAAGCGATTCGCGTTACCCTCGCCGATTTACCAGAACCCTTCGCCACCCAAAGCGCTTCCAAACCGCCGAATGTTGTCCCGATTCCCGAAAATCCCACGCTACAAGTTCCCCCAGGCTTTGAGGTGAATGTTTTTGCCGAAAACTTAGATCGTCCCCGTTGGCTGGCATTAACTCCCAGTGGCGATGTGTTGGTGACAGAAACGAGGGCAAATCGAATTCGCCTGTTGCGCGATCGCGATAGTGATGGTGTTGCCGAAGAAAAACTTACCTTTGCAGAAGGAAAGAATGGGTTAAATATCCCCTTTGGCATGGCATTCGCCCCAGGATACTTCTTCTTGGGAAATACGGCACAAGTGCGTCGCTATCCCTACCCAACCGGACAAAATAAACTGGAGGGGAAAGGGGAAAAAATTGCAGATTTGCCGGGAGGCGGCTACCGACAGCATTGGACGCGCAACATCATCGTGTCCCCTGACGAACAAAAACTCTACGTTTCCGTGGGTTCTCGTTCCAATGTGGATATCGAACCGCTTCCCCGTGCCTCGGTACAGGTGATGAATCTCGACGGGACGAACGTACAATCCTTAGCGGAGGGATTGCGCAATCCAGTGGGGTTAGATTTTCATCCCACAACGGGGGAACTTTATACCACCGTCAACGAACGGGATGGTTTGGGGGATAACTTAGTTCCGGATTATCTGACTCGCATTCGTTCCGGGGAGTTTTACGGTTGGCCTTACGCTTACCTTTCTCCCAAGTTACTCGATCCGCGCCACCTCGCACAGGGTCGCAGCAGCAATCCAGAACGCGCCGCCCAAACTCAAACGCCGGATGTGTTGTTTGCGTCGCACTCCGCCGCTTTGGGGCTGCAATTTTATGAGGGGGAAACTTTTCCCCAAAAGTACCGCAATGGGGCGTTTGTGGCATTCAGAGGGTCTTGGAACCGCGATCGCGGGACGGGATACAAAGTTGTTTTTGTTCCTTTTGCCAATGGACGACCGAACGGGCATTACGAAGATTTTCTTTCCGGGTTTTTACTCGATCCCGCAGTCCCCACAACTTGGGGTCGTCCGGTGGGTTTATTGGTTTTACCCGACGGTAGCTTGCTGGTGACAGAAGAGGCGAACGGTCGAATTTATCGCGTTCAGTTCCCGACGGACTGA